In one window of Leptospira sp. WS92.C1 DNA:
- a CDS encoding HPP family protein, translated as MAPFGVSCVLLFGVPESPFSQPRN; from the coding sequence ATGGCTCCGTTCGGTGTGTCTTGTGTGCTTTTATTTGGGGTTCCCGAAAGTCCATTTTCTCAACCCAGAAATTGA
- a CDS encoding HPP family protein codes for MQLTKTTHPPAGADPIVILMGNVDWNFILTPALSGSLILLILALGFNNLSKNRQYPKFWR; via the coding sequence ATGCAGTTGACCAAAACGACACATCCACCCGCCGGTGCGGATCCGATCGTAATTCTGATGGGAAATGTGGATTGGAATTTTATTCTCACACCCGCGCTATCCGGATCTTTGATTCTTTTGATCCTTGCGCTCGGATTCAACAACTTGAGTAAGAATCGTCAGTATCCCAAGTTTTGGAGATAG
- a CDS encoding DUF2797 domain-containing protein, translating into MKTIASGFLRMMDHQKIDPVNYIWVWSEYESTSSEKQEARIQENSDILNCIGKKVKLEFTGRIRCVSCGRITKKSFNQGNCFTCFQTLAQNDLCILRPDTCHFHLGTCREPDWGEDQCFRPHTVYLANSSAIKVGITKENPVSNRWVDQGAMQGIPMVEVSSRRDAGIIEKELSKVLSDRTTWQKMVSGDPEPIDLTEKKREFVQRIEELDLDLDYKVASQNEPTTILYPIQSYPKKIQSLSPEKNAVIEDILTGIKGQYLLFESGVINIRAYGGYEAILSAE; encoded by the coding sequence ATGAAAACGATTGCTTCTGGTTTTTTGAGGATGATGGATCATCAAAAAATAGACCCCGTCAATTATATCTGGGTTTGGTCGGAATACGAATCGACGTCTTCCGAAAAACAGGAAGCACGAATACAAGAAAATTCTGATATTCTAAATTGTATCGGAAAAAAAGTAAAGCTGGAATTTACGGGAAGGATTCGTTGTGTTTCCTGCGGAAGAATTACCAAAAAAAGCTTTAATCAGGGGAATTGTTTTACCTGTTTTCAAACTCTTGCGCAAAACGATCTCTGCATTTTAAGACCGGATACTTGTCATTTTCATCTTGGCACGTGTAGGGAGCCCGATTGGGGAGAGGACCAGTGTTTTCGACCTCATACGGTATATCTCGCGAACAGCTCCGCGATCAAGGTCGGGATCACAAAAGAAAATCCGGTTTCCAATCGTTGGGTGGATCAAGGAGCGATGCAGGGAATTCCGATGGTGGAAGTGAGTTCTCGACGGGACGCGGGAATCATCGAAAAAGAACTTTCTAAAGTTTTATCGGATCGGACCACTTGGCAAAAGATGGTTTCTGGAGATCCCGAGCCAATTGATCTTACTGAAAAAAAAAGGGAGTTTGTCCAACGAATCGAAGAACTGGATTTGGATCTGGATTACAAGGTCGCCTCTCAAAACGAACCGACTACAATTTTGTATCCGATCCAAAGTTATCCGAAAAAGATCCAATCTCTTTCTCCTGAAAAAAACGCGGTGATCGAAGACATTCTTACAGGAATCAAAGGCCAGTATCTTCTTTTTGAATCGGGAGTGATCAATATTCGGGCTTACGGCGGATACGAAGCGATCCTGAGCGCGGAATGA
- a CDS encoding flagellin: MIINHNLAAINSHRVLKFQNNEVAKNMESLSSGMRINRAGDDASGLAVSEKMRTQVKGLRQAERNTEDGMSLIQTTEGYLQETNDIIQRVRVLAIQSSNGIYGAEDRQMIQVEVSQLVDEIDRIASQAEFNKMALLQGDFARGSRTSSMWFHIGPNQHQRERVYIATMTAKSLNLIKADGSLLTLSTAEFANDSIGVLDDALMKINKQRANLGAYFNRLEHASKGLMVAYENIQASESRIRDTDMAEETVAFTKNQILVQSGTAMLAQANVRPQSVLQLLR; the protein is encoded by the coding sequence ATGATCATCAATCACAACTTAGCCGCGATCAACTCCCATCGCGTTCTGAAGTTTCAGAATAACGAAGTAGCGAAAAATATGGAATCTTTGTCTTCCGGTATGCGTATCAATCGCGCCGGTGACGATGCTTCCGGACTCGCCGTTTCTGAAAAAATGAGAACGCAGGTAAAAGGTCTCAGACAAGCTGAGAGAAACACAGAAGACGGTATGTCTTTGATCCAAACTACGGAAGGTTATCTGCAGGAAACGAACGATATCATTCAAAGAGTTCGGGTATTGGCAATTCAGTCTTCCAACGGAATTTATGGCGCAGAAGATCGTCAGATGATTCAGGTTGAGGTTTCTCAGCTCGTGGACGAGATCGATCGTATTGCTTCTCAAGCGGAATTCAACAAGATGGCTCTCCTTCAGGGGGACTTTGCAAGAGGTTCTAGAACTTCTTCCATGTGGTTTCACATCGGACCAAACCAGCACCAAAGAGAAAGAGTGTATATCGCGACTATGACCGCGAAATCTCTCAATCTTATCAAAGCTGACGGTTCTCTCCTGACGCTGTCTACAGCTGAATTTGCGAATGACTCTATCGGGGTTCTGGACGATGCTCTGATGAAAATCAACAAACAAAGAGCGAATCTCGGAGCATACTTTAACAGACTGGAACACGCTTCCAAAGGTCTGATGGTTGCTTACGAAAACATCCAGGCTTCAGAGTCGAGAATCAGGGACACAGATATGGCGGAGGAAACCGTTGCGTTTACTAAGAATCAGATTCTGGTTCAATCGGGAACCGCAATGCTTGCTCAGGCTAACGTAAGACCTCAGTCGGTTCTCCAGCTTCTTAGATAA
- a CDS encoding lipoprotein LipL46: MNRFPIIRLIAALAVISFAVSCGSSGSSTRSDGKKKEYYAKEGNKVTVIGEAPIYNGDKQIAKQRALKDAKINAVRKVIGEEISNKSKASDGESLGSSLLSKTDAFVKNYEIIDETEGKIDTQPMLKLTVRCEVEESKISTAVDNLLADVGNPRVAVLVLGQMAGAPIIPAGPNNFGEAEIIKALKKNGNKIIDPALTAKKVTKNQVDAEKVEGSPLIKILAEMLQAEVLVLATVETQDQQTLESVNGKALERPIYNTAATGTYKVVLLWGDGKIVDSGSADGRGADITQKVSREKAVTEWATSVSKKVNKQLKEEWFHLTENNPIVLKFTGLNADEATKFKDDLTEFTAAKEINVRTSDEKGSEWEVIYPGKDALFQEELVYKKDRGFSFLSSKSLEVKSATRGVVTLEFKPLK; encoded by the coding sequence ATGAATCGTTTCCCTATCATCAGGCTCATCGCAGCCTTAGCAGTTATTTCGTTCGCAGTGAGCTGCGGTTCTTCCGGATCATCCACTCGCAGCGACGGCAAGAAAAAAGAATACTACGCGAAAGAAGGTAACAAAGTTACCGTGATCGGCGAAGCTCCCATCTACAACGGAGACAAACAGATCGCAAAACAAAGAGCTTTGAAAGACGCAAAGATCAATGCTGTTCGCAAAGTGATCGGCGAAGAAATTAGCAACAAAAGTAAGGCTTCCGATGGGGAAAGTCTTGGATCCAGCTTACTTTCCAAAACTGACGCTTTTGTAAAAAATTACGAGATCATCGATGAAACCGAAGGGAAAATCGATACTCAGCCGATGTTGAAACTCACAGTAAGATGTGAAGTGGAAGAATCTAAAATTTCCACAGCGGTAGACAATCTTCTCGCAGACGTAGGAAACCCAAGAGTTGCGGTTTTAGTTCTAGGTCAAATGGCCGGAGCTCCTATCATTCCTGCTGGCCCAAACAATTTCGGAGAAGCAGAGATCATCAAAGCTTTGAAGAAAAATGGAAATAAGATCATCGATCCGGCTCTTACCGCAAAAAAAGTAACAAAAAATCAGGTAGATGCGGAGAAGGTAGAAGGTTCTCCTTTGATCAAGATTCTCGCAGAAATGCTTCAGGCGGAAGTATTGGTGCTCGCAACCGTCGAAACCCAAGATCAACAAACTCTTGAGTCCGTAAACGGAAAGGCCCTTGAAAGACCCATTTACAACACTGCCGCTACCGGAACTTACAAAGTAGTTTTACTTTGGGGTGATGGAAAGATCGTAGACAGCGGATCCGCAGACGGTCGTGGTGCGGATATCACCCAGAAAGTTTCCAGAGAAAAGGCGGTTACGGAATGGGCGACCTCGGTCTCTAAAAAAGTAAACAAACAGTTAAAGGAAGAATGGTTCCATCTAACCGAAAACAACCCGATCGTTCTGAAATTTACCGGACTCAACGCTGACGAAGCTACTAAATTCAAAGACGACCTGACTGAGTTTACCGCGGCAAAAGAAATCAACGTAAGAACCTCCGATGAAAAAGGATCCGAGTGGGAAGTGATCTATCCGGGAAAAGACGCTCTTTTTCAAGAAGAGCTCGTTTATAAAAAGGATAGAGGGTTTTCCTTCTTATCTTCTAAATCCTTAGAAGTAAAATCCGCTACTCGCGGTGTTGTAACTTTGGAATTTAAACCTTTAAAGTAA
- a CDS encoding flagellin: protein MIINHNLSAINSHRSLKFNELAVDKTMKALSSGMRINSAADDASGLAVSEKLRTQINGLRQAERNTEDGMSFIQTAEGFLEQTSNIIQRIRVLAIQTSNGIYSNEDRQLVQVEVSALVDEVDRIASQAEFNKFKLFEGQFARGSRVASMWFHMGPNQNQRERFFIGTMTSKALKLVKADGRPIAISSPGEANDVIGLADAALTKIMKQRADMGAYYNRLEYTAKGLMGAYENMQASESRIRDADMAEEVVSLTTKQILVQSGTAMLAQANMKPNSVLKLLQQL, encoded by the coding sequence ATGATTATCAATCACAACCTGAGTGCGATTAATTCACATCGCTCTCTCAAATTCAACGAGCTTGCTGTGGACAAGACGATGAAGGCTCTGTCTTCCGGTATGCGGATCAATTCCGCAGCGGACGACGCTTCCGGACTCGCGGTTTCCGAAAAGCTGAGAACGCAGATCAACGGTCTGCGTCAGGCGGAAAGAAACACCGAAGACGGGATGAGTTTTATCCAAACTGCCGAGGGTTTCCTCGAACAGACGTCGAACATCATTCAGAGAATCCGGGTGCTCGCCATCCAGACCTCGAATGGGATCTACAGCAACGAAGATAGGCAGCTTGTGCAGGTGGAAGTATCTGCGCTGGTGGATGAAGTCGATCGAATTGCCTCACAGGCTGAATTTAATAAATTCAAACTGTTTGAAGGCCAATTCGCAAGAGGATCCAGGGTCGCTTCTATGTGGTTTCACATGGGACCGAACCAAAATCAGCGTGAGAGATTTTTTATCGGCACAATGACTTCGAAAGCCCTGAAGCTTGTAAAAGCGGACGGGAGACCGATCGCGATTTCTTCTCCGGGAGAAGCCAATGACGTGATCGGATTGGCGGATGCGGCCCTTACGAAGATCATGAAGCAGAGGGCGGATATGGGAGCTTATTACAATCGGCTTGAATATACCGCAAAAGGATTGATGGGGGCATACGAAAATATGCAAGCATCGGAATCCAGAATTCGAGACGCCGATATGGCGGAGGAAGTTGTCTCGCTGACCACAAAACAAATATTAGTGCAGAGTGGTACGGCAATGTTGGCGCAGGCAAACATGAAACCGAATTCAGTGCTCAAGCTTCTGCAGCAGCTCTAA
- the creD gene encoding cell envelope integrity protein CreD has product MFKIQSSINLRILILAILLSGFLIPIQMVDSLVSERQQRAMEATEEVSSKWGSSQTVAGPFLVIPYKVHKEKVKGQNGEDIIIGEDGEMYFLPEELNLETNLKTEKRKRGIYEAILYGGDLKMEGNFNPPGVSDFPENTKSIFWNHARMIVFVSDPKGIGNDIEFLLRGKKKTFQPGSSSLILNSANSGLHSEIKLSESNSPLTFQIKIPIQGSNSIHLAPLGKRSKIQISSDWKDPSFEGNLLPKERKISETGFQAIWESSYFSRNYPQIFSFGGVSFDTILTSCYGVRLIIRADQYLKLERSLKYAILFLGASFTLFFLLEIFGGKILHPFQYLMIGFAMMVFYILNLSLSEHLGFAFSYIAASLAVSCLIGYYAGAVLQNIKRGLVAGGYYLGLYVFLYVVLASEDNSLLLGSVAVFLFLALLMHLTRKIDWYSFGYKKETE; this is encoded by the coding sequence ATGTTTAAAATTCAATCGTCTATCAATCTTAGAATTTTAATTCTTGCGATTTTGTTATCCGGATTTTTGATCCCGATCCAGATGGTAGATTCCTTAGTATCGGAAAGACAACAAAGGGCCATGGAAGCTACGGAGGAAGTGAGTTCAAAATGGGGATCTTCACAAACCGTGGCAGGTCCGTTCTTGGTCATTCCTTACAAAGTGCATAAAGAAAAAGTAAAGGGGCAAAACGGAGAGGATATCATCATTGGAGAAGACGGAGAAATGTATTTTTTGCCGGAAGAATTGAATTTGGAAACGAATTTAAAAACGGAAAAGAGAAAGCGTGGAATTTACGAAGCGATCTTGTATGGAGGAGATCTGAAAATGGAAGGGAATTTCAATCCACCTGGAGTTTCCGATTTTCCTGAAAATACAAAAAGTATTTTTTGGAACCATGCTCGTATGATCGTTTTTGTGAGCGATCCGAAAGGAATCGGAAACGATATTGAATTCCTTTTGAGGGGAAAGAAAAAAACGTTTCAACCCGGCTCTTCTTCTCTCATTTTGAATTCCGCTAATTCCGGTTTGCATTCCGAAATCAAACTTTCCGAATCGAATTCACCTCTTACGTTTCAAATTAAAATTCCGATCCAAGGTTCGAATTCGATCCATTTAGCTCCTTTGGGAAAAAGAAGTAAGATTCAAATCTCTTCGGACTGGAAGGATCCATCGTTTGAGGGAAATCTTTTGCCGAAGGAAAGAAAAATTTCCGAAACCGGCTTTCAGGCGATCTGGGAATCATCTTATTTTTCAAGAAATTATCCTCAAATATTTTCATTCGGAGGAGTGAGTTTTGACACGATCCTAACATCCTGCTATGGAGTCCGTTTGATCATTCGGGCGGATCAGTATTTGAAACTGGAACGTTCTTTGAAATATGCGATTTTGTTTCTCGGCGCCAGTTTTACGCTTTTCTTTTTATTGGAAATTTTCGGAGGAAAGATCCTTCATCCGTTTCAATATCTTATGATCGGTTTTGCGATGATGGTCTTTTATATTCTGAATTTGTCCTTATCCGAACATTTGGGTTTTGCATTCTCTTACATAGCGGCCTCTCTTGCCGTATCTTGTCTGATCGGTTATTACGCCGGTGCGGTTTTACAAAATATTAAGAGGGGACTCGTCGCGGGAGGATATTACTTAGGATTGTATGTCTTTCTTTATGTAGTGCTTGCGTCCGAAGACAATTCGCTCTTGTTGGGTTCCGTTGCGGTCTTTTTGTTTTTAGCGCTCTTGATGCATTTGACCCGGAAGATAGATTGGTATTCGTTCGGGTACAAGAAAGAAACAGAATAA
- a CDS encoding exo-beta-N-acetylmuramidase NamZ domain-containing protein, translating to MLYTKIKKKFFLLVIFFLFLPSAACAEKTFRKHISHSQLIPSETEFYSTILPGLSGKNVILITNPSGIGRSPERIIREFKKNDVKIKHLIGLEHGFLGLEEDFSKSPVTVDEFFNLPIYHIYRVKNAELPAILKGADAILFDVQDMGMRCYTYLTVLKRIMDGIPDPASTRLIVLDHINPALYLKGRGEMIDKKYLNFAGEFPSLFLTGLTLGESALFYNSEYLSKKIKLEIVSPKNAKRSFDWEQEGIPWTTPSPNLPMVDSAINYLGLVLLEGVNVSVGRGTTAPFVYFGAPWMNEPEKLAEELNQNSNGDYYYQSVFFKPVFGPYKNEICRGLRLTVVNRKYDPLKMAYKLIATIKTNYKDFKWRAYPDGTHNLDFLWGTESLRKSIDSGKTYDQYSEFLSSTEKEYNENIKKYYLY from the coding sequence ATGCTCTACACAAAAATAAAGAAAAAATTCTTCCTCTTAGTCATTTTTTTTCTCTTCCTCCCCTCGGCCGCATGCGCAGAAAAAACCTTTCGTAAACACATTTCGCATTCTCAACTGATTCCCTCTGAGACAGAGTTCTATTCCACGATTTTGCCCGGGCTTTCGGGAAAGAATGTCATTCTTATCACAAATCCATCCGGAATCGGAAGAAGTCCGGAAAGAATTATCAGAGAATTTAAGAAGAACGACGTTAAGATCAAACATTTGATCGGACTCGAACACGGTTTTCTTGGTTTGGAAGAGGATTTTAGCAAGTCTCCCGTGACCGTGGATGAATTTTTCAATCTTCCGATCTACCATATCTATCGAGTAAAAAACGCGGAACTTCCCGCAATCCTGAAGGGTGCGGATGCGATTCTTTTCGACGTGCAGGATATGGGGATGAGATGTTATACTTATCTGACCGTTTTAAAAAGAATCATGGACGGAATTCCGGATCCGGCATCAACCCGATTGATCGTTTTGGATCATATCAACCCCGCTCTTTATCTTAAAGGAAGAGGCGAGATGATCGATAAAAAGTATCTCAATTTCGCGGGGGAATTTCCTTCTCTTTTTCTCACAGGTTTGACGCTTGGAGAATCCGCATTGTTTTATAACTCAGAATATTTGAGTAAAAAGATTAAACTTGAAATCGTATCTCCGAAAAACGCAAAACGTTCCTTTGACTGGGAGCAAGAGGGAATCCCCTGGACGACCCCTTCTCCCAATCTTCCGATGGTGGATTCCGCAATCAATTATCTAGGTCTTGTTTTGCTGGAAGGTGTGAACGTTTCGGTGGGCAGGGGAACTACGGCACCCTTTGTATATTTTGGAGCTCCTTGGATGAACGAGCCGGAAAAATTAGCGGAAGAATTGAATCAAAATTCGAACGGCGATTATTACTATCAATCCGTATTTTTCAAACCGGTTTTTGGACCTTATAAAAATGAGATTTGCCGAGGACTTCGTCTAACAGTCGTAAATCGGAAATACGATCCTTTGAAGATGGCCTATAAATTGATTGCAACGATCAAAACAAATTATAAAGATTTCAAGTGGAGAGCCTATCCTGACGGAACGCACAATTTGGATTTTCTATGGGGAACGGAATCGTTACGCAAGTCGATCGATTCCGGAAAAACATATGATCAGTATTCAGAATTTTTGAGTTCTACCGAAAAAGAGTACAATGAGAATATTAAAAAATATTATCTTTATTAG
- the creC gene encoding two-component system sensor histidine kinase CreC, which yields MDPNCDRFFFAFSAGYYYFVDKIEKSIRPRYMETVEESMNDTAHLFASLLENELYKKKSTLDEVSVRIFSPMLVIAKERNLNSKIFEVTKKKVDLQLYVTNEQGIVVYDSEGFRKGMDYSKKNDVYLTLREKYGARSSLLTAFDREEALFIAAPIQISGKIIGILTVIKPKSSVIPFIESAEKKFWSLSLYVALSIVVLFIIVVYLIFSPIRKLSDYVSALRSKKRIPFPKISVPEIRGLGEEMDQLFRELAGKEYVENYVQSMTHEIKSPLSSLLASAELIAENPDRMNSLISNIQLEGRRIQTILEKLLEFSALENLSQLEKVPNLNLQTIVRETVSSVTSESIRKKVKIQESTEVVFVEGNTFFLEMAFRNLVQNALDFSNPDSQITVRCGKKNNLPFLEVEDSGAGIPEYASERIFEKFYSLPRPDTGRKSSGLGLAFVREIAKLHDADVAVKNGNSSGVTARIDFKNNSQK from the coding sequence TTGGATCCGAATTGTGATCGGTTTTTTTTTGCCTTTTCAGCGGGCTATTATTACTTCGTAGATAAAATCGAAAAATCGATTCGGCCTCGTTATATGGAAACGGTGGAGGAATCGATGAACGACACCGCCCATCTTTTCGCTTCCTTATTAGAGAACGAACTTTACAAAAAAAAATCCACGTTAGACGAAGTCAGCGTTCGGATTTTTTCTCCCATGTTGGTGATCGCGAAAGAACGAAATCTGAATTCTAAAATTTTCGAAGTTACCAAAAAGAAAGTGGATCTGCAACTCTATGTTACCAACGAACAAGGAATTGTGGTCTACGATTCGGAAGGATTTCGGAAAGGAATGGATTATTCAAAAAAGAACGACGTATATCTCACGCTAAGGGAAAAATATGGAGCGAGATCGAGTTTGTTAACCGCTTTTGATCGGGAAGAAGCTTTGTTTATCGCAGCCCCGATTCAAATATCCGGAAAAATAATCGGCATCCTTACAGTAATCAAACCAAAGAGCAGTGTGATTCCTTTTATCGAATCCGCCGAGAAGAAATTTTGGAGTCTCAGTCTCTATGTGGCACTGTCTATCGTGGTTTTGTTTATCATCGTCGTTTATCTGATATTTTCTCCGATACGAAAATTATCTGATTATGTTTCCGCACTCAGATCTAAAAAGCGGATTCCGTTTCCAAAAATCAGCGTCCCGGAAATTCGAGGTCTGGGAGAGGAAATGGATCAATTGTTTCGAGAACTCGCGGGAAAAGAATACGTGGAAAATTATGTACAATCCATGACTCACGAAATCAAAAGCCCTCTTTCTTCGCTCCTTGCTTCTGCGGAGTTGATCGCCGAAAATCCGGATCGAATGAATTCTCTGATCTCCAATATCCAATTGGAAGGAAGAAGAATTCAAACGATTCTGGAAAAACTATTGGAATTCAGCGCCTTGGAGAACTTATCCCAATTGGAAAAAGTGCCGAATCTGAATTTGCAAACGATCGTTCGAGAAACGGTCTCTTCCGTAACTTCCGAATCGATTCGAAAAAAAGTAAAGATTCAAGAGTCGACAGAAGTCGTTTTTGTGGAAGGAAATACTTTCTTTTTAGAAATGGCTTTTCGGAATTTAGTGCAGAACGCTTTGGATTTTTCAAATCCGGATTCTCAAATTACGGTTCGTTGTGGAAAAAAGAACAATCTTCCTTTTTTAGAAGTGGAGGATTCCGGCGCCGGAATCCCCGAATACGCATCGGAAAGAATTTTTGAAAAATTCTATTCTCTTCCGCGTCCCGATACGGGCCGCAAAAGTTCCGGATTGGGGCTTGCCTTTGTTCGAGAAATCGCAAAATTACACGATGCGGATGTAGCGGTAAAAAATGGAAATTCTTCCGGTGTTACCGCTCGGATCGATTTCAAAAATAATTCTCAAAAGTAA